The Streptomyces sp. NBC_01244 genome contains a region encoding:
- a CDS encoding NACHT domain-containing protein: MTDSGAGFGAAALRTAEAVALALAKSRPGPARRLRPAKAGDPAVRRLAHELAGRLAGAVAELTELSEPDRLAAVTAVGEVFAALGPREARALFATDPGPALADDPPAGAALSRAAAAAYRKLFALCRAAGRSGPQDPAGGGGGGSAGSGDAGSGSTESGGADDRAARFEEEYAHHVARAQARVQLFGLTFSQDRRDWPLDLAYISLAVSGAQLLEEPGPQTPVKAEVALNSAERVLLRGPAGSGKSTLVQWLALNAARSSFGPQLRDWNTLVPFVLPLRSFNSPAGLPRPGDWLTATGVPLTAPEGWVEQLLAAGRALVLVDGVDEVPPRLRSRTESWLRELLTAYPAARFVVTTRPSAVPEDWLTAQGFSSLALLPMERDDVGAFITHWHDSARAEADGEGSGRERELLDRYEKALLQAVATRRDLGRLATNPLMCALLCALNRDRRMHLPRARKELYDAALDMLLIRRDSERDISGVEGVYLSRDEQTLLLQRLAYWLIRNGQVEASAEEAIRMIAESLDAMPQVKAQGSAQTVFRHLLIRSGLLREPVPGSVLFVHRTFQDYLGAKAAVEARDFGVLVRNAHEDTWDNVVRMAVGHARPDERASLLRQLLHRADQVEADRSRLVLLAAACLEHAPELDPEVWREVEARTARLLPPRSPSQAGELAKAGELVLELLPEPAGLTEEEAAATIRTAALVGGDRALQVIAGFRTDDRYEVGRELSDAWGRFPVDAYVDTVLADASMRAAHLHVRTAGQLRALDRLPHIHRVHVTWDGPVPPEIAGRRDLESLILHRNARLADLSPLAGRTALRHLGVLDCPKVTGIEVVSELRADSLAFGYLRDDLSLAPLAGAAGLRSLVIGFEPEQRRIGDVPAADSLTALHLWQGARRMTLDGIERWPLVEKLTVAGSGQYRQLVRSLPLRGLTALQIRHAAPISAGALLPYERLGRLVLIRCALEGTLEALRDVPALRRLVLSECLGTVDLSPLAPLEELVIELRRGTHVTGAELIPPERLVRRD, from the coding sequence ATGACGGACTCAGGGGCGGGTTTCGGGGCCGCGGCCTTAAGGACGGCCGAGGCGGTGGCGCTCGCCCTGGCGAAGTCCCGGCCGGGGCCGGCGCGCCGGCTCAGGCCGGCGAAGGCGGGCGATCCCGCGGTACGACGCCTCGCGCACGAGCTGGCGGGCCGGCTGGCCGGGGCGGTCGCGGAACTCACGGAACTCTCGGAGCCCGACCGGCTGGCGGCGGTGACCGCCGTCGGCGAGGTGTTCGCCGCGCTGGGCCCTAGGGAGGCCCGGGCCCTCTTCGCGACGGACCCCGGCCCGGCGCTTGCTGATGACCCCCCGGCCGGCGCCGCCCTGAGCCGTGCGGCGGCGGCCGCCTACCGGAAGCTGTTCGCCCTGTGCCGCGCGGCGGGCAGGAGCGGCCCGCAGGACCCGGCGGGCGGGGGCGGGGGCGGGAGCGCGGGAAGCGGGGACGCTGGAAGTGGGAGCACGGAAAGCGGAGGCGCCGACGACCGGGCGGCACGGTTCGAGGAGGAGTACGCGCACCACGTGGCCCGGGCCCAGGCACGGGTCCAGCTGTTCGGGCTGACCTTCAGCCAGGACCGCCGGGACTGGCCCCTGGACCTCGCCTACATCAGCCTCGCCGTCAGCGGCGCGCAGCTCCTGGAGGAGCCCGGCCCGCAGACCCCGGTCAAGGCCGAGGTCGCCCTGAACTCCGCGGAGCGGGTCCTGCTGCGCGGCCCGGCCGGCTCGGGCAAGAGCACCCTCGTCCAGTGGCTGGCGCTGAACGCCGCCCGCAGCAGTTTCGGGCCCCAGCTGCGCGACTGGAACACCCTGGTCCCCTTCGTCCTGCCGCTGCGCTCCTTCAACTCCCCCGCCGGGCTCCCGCGGCCCGGGGACTGGCTGACCGCGACCGGGGTCCCGCTGACGGCCCCGGAGGGCTGGGTCGAGCAGCTCCTCGCCGCCGGGCGGGCGCTGGTGCTGGTCGACGGGGTCGACGAGGTGCCGCCGCGGTTGCGAAGCCGGACCGAGTCCTGGCTCCGGGAGCTGCTCACCGCGTACCCGGCGGCCCGTTTCGTGGTCACCACCCGCCCCTCGGCCGTACCGGAGGACTGGCTGACCGCCCAGGGCTTCTCCTCGCTCGCCCTGCTGCCGATGGAACGCGACGACGTCGGCGCCTTCATCACGCACTGGCACGACTCCGCCCGCGCGGAAGCCGACGGCGAGGGCTCCGGCCGGGAGCGCGAGCTGCTGGACCGGTACGAGAAGGCGCTCCTGCAGGCCGTCGCCACCCGCCGGGACCTGGGCCGGCTCGCGACGAACCCGCTGATGTGCGCCCTGCTCTGCGCCCTGAACCGGGACCGCCGGATGCACCTGCCCCGGGCCCGCAAGGAGCTCTACGACGCGGCGCTGGACATGCTCCTGATCCGCCGCGACAGCGAGCGGGACATCTCCGGGGTCGAGGGCGTCTACCTCAGCCGGGACGAACAGACCCTGCTGCTCCAGCGGCTCGCGTACTGGCTGATCCGCAACGGGCAGGTGGAGGCCTCCGCCGAGGAGGCGATCAGGATGATCGCCGAATCGCTCGACGCCATGCCGCAGGTCAAGGCGCAGGGCAGCGCGCAGACGGTGTTCCGGCACCTGCTGATCCGCAGCGGCCTGCTCCGGGAGCCGGTGCCGGGCTCGGTGCTGTTCGTCCACCGCACCTTCCAGGACTACCTCGGCGCCAAGGCGGCCGTGGAGGCGCGGGACTTCGGCGTCCTGGTGCGCAATGCCCACGAGGACACCTGGGACAACGTGGTCCGGATGGCCGTGGGGCACGCCCGCCCCGACGAACGCGCCTCGCTGCTGCGGCAGTTGCTGCACCGCGCCGACCAGGTCGAAGCCGACCGCAGCCGCCTGGTGCTGCTCGCGGCAGCCTGTCTGGAGCACGCGCCGGAGCTGGACCCGGAGGTCTGGCGCGAGGTGGAGGCCCGTACGGCCCGGCTGCTGCCGCCGCGTTCCCCGAGCCAGGCCGGGGAGCTGGCCAAGGCGGGCGAGCTGGTCCTGGAGCTGCTGCCGGAGCCGGCCGGGCTCACCGAGGAGGAGGCCGCCGCGACGATCCGTACCGCGGCACTGGTCGGCGGCGACCGGGCCCTCCAGGTCATCGCGGGTTTCCGGACCGACGACCGCTACGAGGTGGGGCGCGAACTGTCCGATGCCTGGGGGCGGTTCCCCGTGGACGCCTACGTGGACACGGTGCTCGCCGACGCCTCCATGCGCGCGGCCCACCTGCACGTGCGCACCGCCGGACAGCTGCGGGCCCTGGACCGGCTCCCGCACATCCACCGGGTGCACGTCACCTGGGACGGGCCGGTGCCGCCGGAGATCGCCGGGCGGCGGGACCTGGAGTCGCTGATCCTGCACCGCAACGCGCGGCTGGCCGACCTGTCCCCGCTGGCCGGGCGGACGGCGCTGCGGCACCTGGGCGTACTGGACTGCCCGAAGGTCACCGGGATCGAGGTGGTGTCCGAGCTGCGGGCGGACAGCCTCGCCTTCGGCTACCTGCGGGACGACCTCTCGCTGGCCCCGCTGGCGGGGGCGGCCGGCCTGCGCTCGCTGGTCATCGGTTTCGAACCGGAGCAGCGGCGGATCGGGGACGTACCGGCCGCGGACTCGCTGACCGCGCTGCACCTGTGGCAGGGCGCCCGCCGGATGACCCTCGACGGGATCGAGCGGTGGCCGCTGGTGGAGAAGCTGACGGTCGCCGGGAGCGGCCAGTACCGGCAGCTGGTGCGCTCGCTGCCGCTCAGGGGGCTGACCGCGCTGCAGATCCGGCACGCCGCGCCCATTTCGGCCGGGGCGCTCCTGCCGTACGAACGCCTCGGCCGGCTCGTGCTGATCCGGTGCGCGCTGGAGGGCACCCTGGAGGCGCTGCGCGATGTCCCGGCGCTGCGCCGGCTGGTGCTGAGCGAATGCCTGGGGACCGTGGACCTGTCGCCGCTCGCCCCCTTGGAGGAGCTGGTGATCGAGCTGCGCCGGGGCACGCACGTCACCGGGGCGGAGCTGATCCCGCCGGAGCGGCTCGTCCGCAGGGACTGA
- a CDS encoding solute symporter family protein encodes MSAPLYVAVAGAATAGTTTAAGASEHRPLIITLFGLFVVATLAITIWAGRQTKDAADFYAGGRQFTGFQNGLAISGDYMSAASFLGIAGAIALFGYDGFLYSIGFLVAWLVALLLVAEPLRNSGRYTMGDVLAYRMRQRPVRTAAGTSTIVVSIFYLLAQMAGAGVLVSLLLGITSDLGKVVIVSLVGVLMILYVTIGGMKGTTWVQMIKAVLLIAGTLLITFLVLLKFNFNVSDLLGQAADNSGQGVKFLEPGLKYGKDSLSKLDFLSLGLALVLGTAGLPHILIRFYTVPTAKAARKSVNWAIGIIGAFYLMTIVLGFGAAALLKRADIIASNKAGTTAAPLLAQEIGGGSGSTGGAVLLAVISAVAFATILAVVAGLTLASSSSFAHDIYVNVIRKGKATEKEEVRAARWSTVVIGAVAIGLGALARDLNVAGLVALAFAVAASANLPTILYSLFWKRFTTQGALWSIYGGLVSSVVLVLFSPVVSGKPTSMFKGADFYWFPLENPGIISIPLGFLLGWLGTVLSKEKADPQKFAELEVRSLTGTGAH; translated from the coding sequence ATGAGCGCCCCGCTGTACGTGGCGGTCGCCGGGGCGGCCACGGCGGGTACGACCACCGCCGCCGGTGCCTCCGAGCACCGCCCGCTGATCATCACCCTGTTCGGGCTGTTCGTCGTCGCCACCCTGGCCATCACGATCTGGGCCGGACGCCAGACCAAGGACGCCGCCGACTTCTACGCGGGCGGCCGCCAGTTCACCGGATTCCAGAACGGCCTGGCCATCTCCGGCGACTACATGTCCGCCGCGTCCTTCCTCGGCATCGCCGGGGCCATCGCGCTCTTCGGCTACGACGGCTTCCTCTACTCGATCGGCTTCCTCGTCGCCTGGCTGGTGGCCCTGCTCCTGGTCGCCGAGCCGCTGCGCAACTCCGGCCGCTACACGATGGGCGACGTGCTCGCGTACCGGATGCGCCAGCGCCCCGTACGGACCGCCGCCGGCACCTCCACCATCGTGGTCTCGATCTTCTACCTGCTCGCCCAGATGGCCGGCGCCGGCGTGCTCGTCTCGCTGCTCCTCGGCATCACCAGCGACCTCGGCAAGGTCGTGATCGTCTCGCTGGTCGGCGTCCTGATGATCCTCTACGTCACCATCGGCGGGATGAAGGGCACCACCTGGGTGCAGATGATCAAGGCCGTGCTGCTGATCGCGGGCACGCTGCTGATCACCTTCCTGGTGTTGCTCAAGTTCAACTTCAACGTCTCGGACCTGCTGGGCCAGGCCGCCGACAACAGCGGTCAGGGAGTGAAGTTCCTGGAGCCGGGCCTGAAGTACGGCAAGGACTCGCTCTCGAAGCTGGACTTCCTCTCGCTGGGCCTCGCCCTGGTGCTGGGCACCGCAGGCCTGCCGCACATCCTGATCCGCTTCTACACGGTCCCGACGGCCAAGGCCGCCCGAAAGTCCGTGAACTGGGCCATCGGCATCATCGGCGCCTTCTACCTGATGACGATCGTCCTCGGCTTCGGCGCCGCGGCCCTGCTCAAGCGGGCCGACATCATCGCCTCCAACAAGGCGGGCACCACCGCGGCCCCGCTGCTCGCCCAGGAGATCGGCGGCGGTTCGGGCTCCACCGGCGGCGCGGTCCTGCTCGCCGTGATCTCGGCGGTGGCCTTCGCCACGATCCTCGCGGTCGTCGCGGGCCTGACCCTGGCCTCCTCCTCGTCCTTCGCGCACGACATCTACGTGAACGTGATCCGCAAGGGCAAGGCCACCGAGAAGGAAGAGGTACGGGCGGCCCGCTGGTCCACCGTGGTCATCGGAGCCGTGGCCATCGGCCTCGGCGCCCTCGCCCGCGACCTCAACGTCGCCGGCCTCGTCGCGCTGGCCTTCGCGGTGGCCGCCTCCGCCAACCTGCCGACGATCCTCTACAGCCTCTTCTGGAAGCGCTTCACCACCCAGGGCGCCCTGTGGTCCATCTACGGCGGCCTGGTCTCCTCGGTCGTCCTGGTGCTCTTCTCCCCGGTCGTCTCGGGCAAGCCCACCTCGATGTTCAAGGGCGCCGACTTCTACTGGTTCCCCCTGGAGAACCCCGGCATCATCTCCATCCCGCTCGGCTTCCTGCTGGGGTGGCTGGGAACCGTCCTCTCCAAGGAGAAGGCCGACCCGCAGAAGTTCGCCGAGCTCGAGGTCCGGTCGCTCACCGGAACCGGCGCGCACTGA
- a CDS encoding sterol desaturase family protein, protein MPNLPDVVLWSIPAFVLLTVIELVSYRIHPDEDAAGYETKDAVTSLGMGIGSLGFDFLWKIPIVAIYTAVYELTPLRVPVLWWTIPLMLLAQDFLYYWQHRGHHVIRILWACHVVHHSSRKFNLTTALRQPWTSATSWPFYLPMIALGVHPAAIAFCYSVNLVYQFWIHTERIDKLPRPIEYVFNSPSHHRVHHASQGGYLDRNFGGILIVWDRMFGSWVGETDKPVFGLTKNIGTYNPLRVATHEYASIARDVRGATTWRERAGRVFRGPGWQPAQAPQVSQAAPAEAPAPAPEHAA, encoded by the coding sequence ATGCCGAACCTGCCCGATGTCGTGCTGTGGTCCATACCCGCCTTCGTCCTGCTCACCGTGATAGAGCTCGTGAGCTACCGCATCCATCCCGACGAGGACGCCGCCGGGTACGAGACCAAGGACGCCGTTACCAGCCTCGGCATGGGGATCGGCAGCCTCGGCTTCGACTTCCTCTGGAAGATCCCGATCGTCGCGATCTACACCGCGGTCTACGAGCTCACCCCGCTGCGCGTCCCCGTCCTGTGGTGGACCATCCCGCTGATGCTGCTCGCCCAGGACTTCCTCTACTACTGGCAGCACCGCGGCCACCACGTCATCCGCATCCTGTGGGCCTGCCACGTCGTCCACCACAGCAGCCGCAAGTTCAACCTCACCACCGCCCTGCGCCAGCCCTGGACCAGCGCCACCTCCTGGCCGTTCTACCTCCCGATGATCGCGCTGGGCGTGCATCCCGCCGCCATCGCCTTCTGCTACTCGGTCAACCTCGTCTACCAGTTCTGGATCCACACCGAGCGCATCGACAAACTGCCCCGGCCGATCGAGTACGTCTTCAACTCCCCCTCCCACCACCGCGTCCACCACGCCTCCCAGGGCGGCTACCTGGACCGCAACTTCGGCGGCATCCTGATCGTCTGGGACCGGATGTTCGGCTCCTGGGTCGGTGAGACCGACAAGCCCGTCTTCGGTCTCACCAAGAACATCGGCACCTACAACCCGCTGCGCGTCGCCACCCACGAGTACGCGTCCATCGCCCGGGACGTACGCGGGGCCACCACCTGGCGCGAGCGCGCCGGACGCGTGTTCCGCGGCCCCGGCTGGCAGCCCGCGCAGGCACCGCAGGTATCACAGGCCGCCCCGGCCGAGGCGCCCGCGCCCGCCCCGGAGCACGCCGCGTGA
- a CDS encoding S8 family serine peptidase translates to MAHLGSGRRRALAVPVGLALTASLAFLPSVAASAAPLSSTADAAATSTAGTTGPKLSYVANLRTYATVTAAKKAIERAGGTVVTAYEQIGVVVAHSQNPDFAKQLRANRGLFDSVGATRTAPLSAVQTTDEGATQQLSAADAAKAAAAAQEGQEPLESNQWDLRTIKADQAHKINDGSRNVTVGVIDTGVDDTHPDIAPNFSKEQSANCVGGVADTSEGAWRPYVDGSDHGTHVAGTIAAPRNGLGISGVAPGVKVAGIKVSEPGTSLFYTEAVVCGFMFAAEKGIEVTNNSYYVDPWLYNCKADEDQKALVEAIGRATKYSERKGTLHVASAGNSNHDLAGDSILDDTSPNDTTPVPRTIDPSVCFDLPTQLPGVVTVSATGDKGLRSYYSSYGLGVVDVAAPGGDKWQIPATPDANGRVLSTVPGGGYGYKQGTSMAAPHVAGVAALLKSAHPYASPAIIQAMLKGQATKTACPSQIFNAAGTLIDATTCESGWGQTGYYGYGVVDALKAVK, encoded by the coding sequence ATGGCTCATCTGGGATCCGGCCGCCGGCGTGCTCTCGCCGTACCGGTCGGCCTGGCGCTCACCGCCTCGCTCGCCTTCCTGCCCTCGGTCGCGGCTTCAGCCGCACCGCTGAGCAGCACGGCGGACGCGGCTGCGACCTCTACGGCCGGGACGACCGGCCCGAAGCTGTCGTACGTGGCGAACTTGAGGACCTATGCCACGGTGACGGCGGCGAAGAAGGCCATCGAGCGGGCCGGTGGAACGGTGGTGACGGCGTATGAGCAGATAGGCGTCGTCGTCGCGCACTCCCAGAACCCCGACTTCGCCAAGCAGCTGCGCGCCAACCGCGGTCTGTTCGACTCGGTCGGCGCCACCCGTACGGCCCCCCTCTCGGCGGTGCAGACCACCGACGAGGGCGCGACGCAGCAGCTGAGCGCGGCGGACGCCGCCAAGGCCGCGGCGGCGGCCCAGGAAGGTCAGGAGCCGCTGGAGTCCAACCAGTGGGACCTGCGGACGATCAAGGCCGATCAGGCTCACAAGATCAACGATGGCAGCCGGAACGTCACCGTGGGCGTCATCGACACGGGTGTCGACGACACTCACCCCGACATCGCGCCGAACTTCTCCAAGGAGCAGTCGGCCAACTGTGTCGGCGGCGTCGCTGACACCAGCGAGGGTGCCTGGCGTCCGTACGTGGACGGCAGCGACCACGGCACGCACGTGGCCGGCACCATCGCGGCCCCGCGCAACGGCCTCGGCATCAGCGGTGTCGCGCCGGGCGTCAAGGTCGCCGGCATCAAGGTGAGCGAGCCCGGCACCAGCCTCTTCTACACCGAGGCGGTCGTCTGCGGCTTCATGTTCGCCGCCGAGAAGGGGATCGAGGTGACCAACAACAGCTACTACGTCGACCCCTGGCTCTACAACTGCAAGGCCGACGAAGACCAGAAGGCGCTGGTGGAGGCCATCGGCCGAGCCACCAAGTACTCCGAGCGCAAGGGCACGCTGCACGTGGCCTCGGCCGGAAACTCCAACCACGACCTGGCCGGCGACTCGATCCTCGACGACACCAGCCCGAACGACACCACCCCGGTGCCGCGCACCATCGACCCGAGCGTCTGCTTCGACCTGCCCACCCAGCTCCCGGGCGTGGTCACGGTGTCGGCGACCGGTGACAAGGGCCTGCGCTCGTACTACTCCAGCTACGGCCTCGGAGTCGTCGACGTCGCCGCCCCCGGTGGCGACAAGTGGCAGATCCCGGCCACCCCGGACGCCAACGGCCGCGTGCTGTCGACGGTCCCGGGCGGCGGCTACGGCTACAAGCAGGGCACCTCGATGGCCGCCCCGCACGTCGCCGGTGTCGCGGCGCTCCTCAAGAGCGCCCACCCGTACGCCTCGCCCGCGATCATCCAGGCGATGCTCAAGGGCCAGGCCACCAAGACGGCCTGCCCGTCGCAGATCTTCAACGCCGCGGGCACCCTGATCGACGCCACCACCTGCGAGAGCGGCTGGGGCCAGACGGGCTACTACGGCTACGGCGTGGTCGACGCGCTGAAGGCCGTCAAGTAA
- a CDS encoding amidohydrolase family protein: MSSETPAAGEDRYTVISADCHAGADLLDYKPYLEKRHHEEFDAWAATYVNPYEDLLADTADRNWNSQRRLAELEADGIVAEVLFPNTIPPFFPKASLMAQPPTAAEYEMRWAGLQAHNRWLADFCADAPGRRAGVIQILLNDVDAAVREIRRTRNAGLTGGILLPGVPPGSTVPELYSQVYDPIWAVCDELDVPVNHHGGSASPPLGDEPAARAVFMVETTWFSHRALWHLIFGGAFRRNPGLKLVLTEQGSGWIPGVIEMLDYYHGRLVAASATAEAKFGAGLAESMGKGPGEVWRDNCFVGASFMRPHEVPLRDRIGLDKIMWGSDYPHDEGTTPYSREGLRIAYAGLPREEVAAMVGGNAARVYGFDLALLDAVAAKHGPLVSEVAQPLTEVPAGATSPAFARGGSVRVW, encoded by the coding sequence GTGAGCTCCGAGACACCGGCCGCCGGGGAGGACCGCTACACGGTCATCTCGGCCGACTGCCACGCGGGCGCCGACCTGCTGGACTACAAGCCGTACCTGGAGAAGCGCCACCACGAGGAGTTCGACGCCTGGGCCGCGACCTACGTCAACCCGTACGAGGACCTCCTCGCGGACACGGCCGACCGCAACTGGAACTCCCAGCGCCGGCTGGCGGAGCTGGAAGCCGACGGGATCGTCGCGGAGGTGCTCTTCCCGAACACCATCCCGCCGTTCTTCCCCAAGGCCTCGCTGATGGCCCAGCCCCCGACGGCGGCCGAGTACGAGATGCGCTGGGCCGGGCTCCAGGCCCACAACCGGTGGCTGGCGGACTTCTGCGCGGACGCGCCGGGCCGCCGGGCGGGCGTGATCCAGATCCTGCTGAACGACGTGGACGCGGCGGTCCGGGAGATCCGCCGCACCCGCAACGCGGGCCTGACCGGCGGCATCCTGCTGCCCGGCGTCCCGCCCGGCTCCACCGTTCCCGAGCTCTACTCACAGGTCTACGACCCGATCTGGGCCGTCTGCGACGAGCTGGACGTCCCGGTCAACCACCACGGCGGCTCCGCCTCGCCGCCGCTGGGCGACGAGCCGGCGGCAAGGGCCGTCTTCATGGTGGAGACCACCTGGTTCTCCCACCGGGCCCTGTGGCACCTCATCTTCGGCGGGGCCTTCCGCCGCAACCCCGGGCTGAAACTGGTCCTGACGGAGCAGGGCTCCGGCTGGATCCCCGGCGTCATCGAGATGCTGGACTACTACCACGGCCGGCTGGTGGCGGCCTCGGCCACCGCCGAGGCCAAGTTCGGGGCCGGGCTGGCCGAGTCCATGGGCAAGGGGCCGGGCGAGGTCTGGCGGGACAACTGCTTCGTCGGAGCGAGCTTCATGCGCCCCCACGAGGTCCCGCTGCGCGACCGGATCGGCCTCGACAAGATCATGTGGGGCAGCGACTACCCCCACGACGAGGGCACCACGCCCTACTCCCGGGAGGGCCTGCGCATCGCCTACGCGGGGCTGCCCCGCGAGGAGGTCGCCGCCATGGTCGGCGGCAACGCCGCCCGGGTGTACGGCTTCGACCTCGCCCTCCTCGACGCGGTGGCCGCCAAGCACGGCCCCCTCGTCTCGGAGGTCGCGCAGCCCCTGACGGAGGTTCCGGCGGGAGCCACCAGCCCGGCCTTCGCCCGCGGGGGCTCGGTCCGGGTCTGGTGA
- a CDS encoding zinc-dependent alcohol dehydrogenase family protein — translation MRATVIHAPHDIRVEEVPDAAIQRPEDAVVRVLRACICGSDLWAYRGEAKRQPGQRIGHEFLGIVEETGSAVSDLRAGDLVVAPFMWSDGTCAYCSEGLYTSCEHGGFWGSVGHDGGQGEAVRVPHADGTLVKLPADAASDDHLLTALLALSDVMGTGHHAALGAGVRKGSTVAVVGDGAVGLCGVLAAKRLGAERIIALGRHAVRTDIAKLFGATDVVAERGEAAEAAVRELTGGQGAHAVIEAVGTEQSMRTAVNIARDGGAIGYVGVPHGSGTGLDLGVMFDRNLTLRGGVAPVRAYIPELLADVLSGAIDPSPVFDRAVTLDEVPEGYRAMDDRSALKVMIKP, via the coding sequence ATGCGCGCCACCGTCATCCACGCCCCGCACGACATCCGCGTGGAGGAGGTGCCCGACGCTGCGATCCAGCGCCCCGAGGACGCCGTCGTCCGCGTCCTGCGTGCCTGTATCTGCGGCAGCGACCTGTGGGCCTACCGCGGTGAAGCCAAGCGTCAGCCGGGCCAGCGGATCGGCCACGAGTTCCTCGGCATCGTCGAGGAGACCGGCTCCGCCGTCTCGGACCTGCGCGCCGGAGACCTCGTCGTCGCCCCCTTCATGTGGTCCGACGGCACCTGCGCCTACTGCTCGGAGGGCCTCTACACCTCCTGCGAGCACGGTGGCTTCTGGGGCTCGGTCGGCCACGACGGCGGCCAGGGCGAGGCCGTCCGGGTCCCGCACGCCGACGGCACGCTGGTGAAGCTGCCCGCCGACGCCGCCTCCGACGACCACCTGCTGACCGCGCTGCTCGCGCTGTCCGACGTCATGGGCACCGGCCACCACGCCGCGCTCGGCGCGGGGGTCCGCAAGGGCTCGACGGTCGCCGTCGTCGGCGACGGCGCGGTCGGGCTCTGCGGGGTCCTCGCGGCCAAGCGGCTGGGCGCCGAGCGGATCATCGCACTGGGCCGGCACGCGGTCCGTACGGACATCGCCAAGCTCTTCGGGGCCACCGACGTGGTCGCCGAGCGCGGCGAGGCCGCCGAGGCGGCCGTGCGCGAGCTCACCGGCGGCCAGGGCGCCCATGCGGTCATCGAGGCGGTCGGCACCGAGCAGTCCATGCGCACCGCCGTGAACATCGCCCGCGACGGCGGGGCCATCGGCTACGTCGGGGTCCCGCACGGCAGCGGCACCGGCCTCGACCTCGGGGTCATGTTCGACCGCAACCTCACCCTGCGCGGCGGGGTCGCGCCGGTCCGCGCGTACATCCCCGAGCTGCTCGCGGACGTGCTCAGCGGGGCGATCGACCCGTCGCCGGTCTTCGACCGGGCCGTCACCCTGGACGAGGTCCCGGAGGGCTACCGGGCGATGGACGATCGCAGCGCGCTGAAGGTCATGATCAAGCCCTGA
- a CDS encoding DUF485 domain-containing protein, with amino-acid sequence MTAETAPPPGSTGTPPASPGPQEFVRVQQSEEFAGLRRAHRSFAFPLTVAFIAWYLLYVLLSNYAGDFMGTKLFGNINVALVLGLGQFATTFLIAWLYSRHAASQLDPKASAIKARMEAGE; translated from the coding sequence GTGACAGCCGAAACAGCGCCGCCCCCGGGCAGCACGGGAACGCCGCCGGCGAGCCCCGGGCCCCAGGAGTTCGTACGCGTCCAGCAGAGCGAGGAGTTCGCCGGACTGCGCCGCGCCCACCGCTCCTTCGCCTTCCCGCTCACCGTGGCGTTCATCGCCTGGTACCTGCTCTACGTCCTGCTCTCCAACTACGCGGGCGACTTCATGGGGACGAAGCTCTTCGGCAACATCAACGTGGCCCTCGTCCTGGGCCTCGGCCAGTTCGCGACGACCTTCCTCATCGCCTGGCTGTACTCGCGCCACGCGGCGTCCCAGCTCGACCCCAAGGCCTCGGCCATCAAGGCAAGGATGGAGGCGGGCGAATGA
- a CDS encoding lysoplasmalogenase, protein MSATGSTERAGSRTPARARPALPAGAGFATRALLVAFAAATALDLGSLLAGWHTGHLIAKPLLMPLLVAYVITLRAPRLLIAALLFGWGGDLALLFDADVAFLIGMGSFAVGHVCYLVLFGRRRTGPLLGAAYAAALLSTVTLLWGDLPAELRIPVAGYSLLLTAMAYRSSALGLRAGLGGALFLLSDTLIATGVAEWPQLPRPDFWVMATYVAAQYLLATGALAPRRAYGREALQGSTTS, encoded by the coding sequence GTGAGCGCCACCGGATCCACCGAGCGCGCGGGGTCCCGTACGCCCGCCCGGGCGCGCCCCGCCCTCCCCGCGGGCGCCGGCTTCGCCACCCGGGCGCTGCTCGTCGCCTTCGCCGCCGCCACCGCCCTGGACCTCGGGTCGCTGCTGGCGGGCTGGCACACCGGGCACCTCATCGCCAAGCCGCTGCTGATGCCGCTGCTCGTCGCCTACGTCATCACCCTGCGCGCCCCCCGGCTGCTGATTGCGGCCCTGCTCTTCGGCTGGGGCGGGGACCTGGCCCTGCTCTTCGACGCCGACGTCGCCTTCCTGATCGGCATGGGCTCCTTCGCCGTCGGGCACGTCTGCTATCTCGTGCTTTTCGGCCGCCGCCGGACGGGCCCCCTGCTCGGGGCCGCGTACGCCGCCGCGCTGCTGTCCACGGTCACCCTGCTCTGGGGCGACCTGCCCGCGGAGCTGCGGATCCCGGTCGCCGGGTACAGCCTGCTGCTCACCGCCATGGCCTACCGCTCCAGCGCCCTGGGGCTGCGGGCCGGGCTCGGCGGGGCGCTGTTCCTGCTCTCCGACACGCTCATCGCCACCGGGGTCGCCGAGTGGCCCCAGCTGCCCCGCCCGGACTTCTGGGTGATGGCCACCTACGTGGCGGCCCAGTACCTGCTGGCCACCGGAGCACTCGCACCGCGGCGGGCGTACGGTAGGGAGGCCCTACAGGGCTCCACCACTTCCTAG